The proteins below are encoded in one region of Oculatellaceae cyanobacterium:
- a CDS encoding anthranilate phosphoribosyltransferase family protein has product MSDAFRELLKKVGSGSHTSKDLTRQEAADAMRMMLLGEATPAQIGAFLISHRIKRPTGEELAGMLDAYDQLGLRLQPLTNTDSQVIVLGIPYDGRSRTAPVSPITALILTTVGQPVVMHGGGIMPTKYGIPLIDIWQGLGVNFRLSCSETQQVFETTKLGFVYLPLHFPLTNKLVEYRDQLGKRPPLATMELMWSPYAGVAQIISGFVHPPTETMFQDAHALRGQQNFTTVKGLEGSCDLPRDRTAIIGIFSNSNLERLHLHPRDYGFAGKEVPLESFSSLISQMQEVLQGKPSELMQAAIWNGGFYLWRCGVCKDLESGFTEAENLLTSGKVAQKLAEITQVVNDMQLAHQV; this is encoded by the coding sequence ATGAGCGATGCTTTTCGGGAATTGCTAAAAAAAGTGGGTAGCGGTTCTCACACTAGCAAAGATTTAACTCGCCAAGAAGCAGCAGATGCAATGCGGATGATGCTGCTAGGAGAAGCAACACCTGCACAAATTGGAGCTTTTTTAATTTCTCACCGCATTAAGCGACCAACTGGCGAAGAATTAGCCGGAATGTTAGATGCTTACGATCAGTTAGGCTTAAGGTTGCAACCGCTCACCAATACTGATTCACAGGTTATAGTATTGGGTATTCCTTACGATGGGCGATCGCGCACTGCACCTGTTAGCCCAATAACTGCTTTAATTCTTACTACAGTTGGGCAACCAGTAGTGATGCACGGTGGCGGCATTATGCCCACTAAATACGGCATCCCACTCATTGATATTTGGCAAGGGTTAGGTGTAAATTTCCGTTTATCTTGTTCTGAAACTCAGCAAGTATTTGAGACAACAAAATTAGGCTTTGTCTATCTTCCTCTACATTTCCCATTAACCAATAAGTTAGTAGAATACCGCGATCAACTCGGTAAACGCCCACCACTGGCAACTATGGAGTTAATGTGGTCTCCTTATGCTGGTGTTGCTCAAATCATTTCAGGGTTTGTCCATCCGCCTACAGAAACTATGTTTCAAGATGCCCATGCTTTGCGGGGACAACAAAATTTTACTACAGTTAAAGGGTTAGAAGGCAGTTGTGATTTACCGCGCGATCGCACTGCAATTATCGGTATATTTTCTAATTCCAACTTAGAACGTCTACATTTGCATCCCCGTGATTACGGTTTTGCTGGTAAAGAAGTACCACTAGAATCATTTAGTAGCCTAATTTCACAAATGCAGGAAGTTTTGCAAGGTAAACCTTCAGAATTAATGCAAGCTGCTATTTGGAATGGAGGATTTTATCTCTGGCGCTGTGGTGTCTGTAAAGATTTAGAATCTGGTTTTACAGAAGCAGAAAATTTATTAACTAGCGGTAAAGTTGCCCAGAAATTAGCAGAAATTACTCAGGTTGTAAATGATATGCAATTAGCACATCAAGTTTGA
- a CDS encoding LysR family transcriptional regulator has product MLTSQTVSILTKIWRSISYANETLNEALAYINMRIEQLQAFLAIAETGNFQQAAKKCGVTQSTISRQLQVLESELGLLLLHRTAQAKLTVGGEIFLPHARKICQEWESATEELADLLAGKQLELCVAAIHSVCSNYLPPVLQQFCRDYPDVQLRVTALGSDRALKVLKDGMVDVAVVMNNRFFTASPEMVVDVLYNEPIEILMAANHPLTEHQQVPWSALLNYPQVVFKDGYGMQRLVQERFSRQGAKLQAVMELNTLDAFRGVVRQGQLIALLPKSALIDAYTDHTLAVRPIASTEDISAGSITDSLTEMGLTRQVVLVTTQDRLQIPPVRHFCKLVRELGQLPVDLESTIRESAVMPLG; this is encoded by the coding sequence TTGCTCACATCTCAAACCGTATCAATACTTACCAAAATTTGGCGATCAATAAGCTACGCTAATGAAACATTAAACGAAGCTTTAGCCTACATCAATATGCGAATTGAGCAGTTGCAAGCATTTCTAGCTATTGCTGAAACTGGAAACTTTCAGCAGGCAGCAAAAAAATGTGGCGTTACCCAATCAACAATTAGCCGCCAACTCCAAGTGCTAGAAAGCGAACTAGGCTTGCTATTGCTTCATCGCACAGCCCAGGCAAAGCTAACAGTAGGGGGAGAAATATTCTTGCCTCATGCTCGTAAAATCTGTCAAGAGTGGGAGAGTGCAACTGAGGAATTAGCCGATTTATTAGCAGGGAAACAGCTAGAACTTTGTGTAGCAGCGATTCACTCAGTTTGCTCTAACTACCTACCGCCAGTGTTACAGCAATTTTGTCGCGATTATCCAGATGTGCAATTAAGAGTAACAGCTTTGGGGAGCGATCGCGCCCTCAAAGTCCTCAAAGATGGCATGGTAGATGTGGCAGTAGTAATGAATAATCGCTTTTTTACTGCTAGTCCAGAAATGGTAGTTGATGTTTTATATAATGAGCCAATCGAAATCTTAATGGCTGCAAATCATCCCCTGACTGAACATCAACAAGTACCTTGGTCAGCACTACTTAATTACCCACAAGTAGTATTTAAAGACGGCTACGGAATGCAACGTTTAGTACAAGAGCGATTCTCGCGCCAAGGTGCAAAACTCCAAGCAGTAATGGAGTTAAATACGCTGGACGCTTTTCGCGGTGTAGTGCGACAAGGACAACTAATTGCCTTATTACCAAAGTCAGCCTTAATAGACGCATACACAGATCACACCTTAGCTGTGCGACCTATTGCTAGTACAGAAGATATCTCAGCAGGTTCTATTACCGACTCTTTAACAGAGATGGGTTTGACACGCCAAGTTGTTTTAGTTACTACCCAAGATAGATTGCAAATTCCCCCAGTTAGACACTTTTGTAAATTAGTTAGAGAATTAGGTCAACTACCAGTTGACTTGGAAAGCACAATAAGAGAATCTGCTGTAATGCCTTTGGGTTAA